A genomic segment from Rahnella aceris encodes:
- a CDS encoding SIS domain-containing protein — MNTSAIISSLIEQRFLPQGGLSQVFLVACGGSLVDMYPANYFLNSESTALHSYMMTANEFVHAAPKTLGPQSLTIVCSHGGNTAESVAAAKLAQSRGSVTVTLTHNENADLIGFSDSNLLYAWGDDSQVINNPMAIILSLCVEALQQTGGYDGYADFQAGMAQIDGIIFRARQQVQARCAAFAERYSRESLFYILSSGASYGHAYGFAICSLMEMQWLNAASIHSGEFFHGPFEVTDMNTPWILMMNEGRTRALDERVRDFLRQYGNKVEIVDAKELGLGVIPASVVEYFNPVLFYSVMCEYRAALAKIRQHPLETRRYMGQVAY, encoded by the coding sequence ATGAATACTTCAGCAATTATCTCCTCTCTTATCGAACAGCGCTTCCTCCCGCAGGGGGGACTGAGCCAGGTGTTTCTTGTGGCCTGCGGTGGGTCGCTGGTGGATATGTATCCGGCAAATTATTTTCTTAACAGTGAGTCGACGGCTTTACACAGTTACATGATGACCGCAAACGAGTTTGTTCATGCCGCGCCAAAGACATTAGGCCCTCAATCCCTGACGATTGTTTGCTCACATGGCGGGAATACCGCAGAGTCTGTCGCAGCGGCCAAACTGGCCCAAAGCCGGGGCAGCGTTACGGTGACACTGACGCACAATGAAAATGCAGACCTTATCGGCTTTTCTGACAGTAATTTGCTTTATGCCTGGGGAGATGACAGCCAGGTGATTAATAACCCGATGGCAATCATTTTGAGTCTTTGCGTCGAAGCCTTGCAACAGACCGGGGGTTATGACGGATATGCCGATTTCCAGGCAGGCATGGCGCAAATTGATGGGATTATCTTCCGGGCCAGACAGCAGGTTCAGGCGCGCTGCGCCGCCTTTGCTGAGCGCTACAGCCGGGAATCACTTTTCTACATTCTGTCCAGCGGGGCTTCCTACGGACATGCTTATGGTTTTGCCATATGTTCATTAATGGAAATGCAGTGGCTGAATGCGGCATCGATTCATAGCGGCGAATTCTTCCATGGTCCGTTTGAAGTGACAGATATGAATACCCCCTGGATCCTGATGATGAACGAAGGCCGCACCAGGGCACTTGATGAAAGAGTGCGCGATTTCCTTCGGCAGTACGGAAATAAGGTGGAAATTGTGGATGCAAAAGAGCTGGGGCTTGGCGTCATACCCGCCAGCGTGGTGGAGTATTTTAACCCCGTCCTCTTCTACAGTGTTATGTGCGAATATCGCGCGGCATTAGCGAAGATACGTCAACATCCGCTGGAAACACGACGATACATGGGACAGGTCGCTTATTAG
- a CDS encoding ABC transporter substrate-binding protein — protein MKKTLALFSLGLAMIGLSGHASAQQQIRFGTDATFPPFEFKAADGSLQGFDIDLGNAICAQLKAKCVWVENGFDGLIPALQARKFDAIISSLSITDERKKAINFSDKLFNTPAYLVASKDSGLKPLAESLRGKRVGVQQGSVFEAYAKKHWQSQGVELVSYPAAEAVYADLVVGRLDATLDDATVVTTALLDKPQGKNFSLIEPQVKDDAIFGPGTGIGISKQNSELLEQLNGAIKAIRNDGTYDRLAKKYFNFNVYGD, from the coding sequence ATGAAAAAAACGCTTGCCCTATTTTCCCTTGGCCTTGCGATGATCGGGCTTTCCGGTCACGCATCAGCGCAGCAACAAATCCGGTTTGGTACTGACGCGACATTTCCGCCCTTTGAGTTTAAAGCTGCCGATGGCAGCCTGCAGGGGTTTGATATTGATCTGGGTAATGCGATTTGCGCTCAGCTCAAGGCGAAATGTGTTTGGGTTGAAAACGGATTTGATGGTCTGATCCCCGCGCTCCAGGCGCGTAAATTCGATGCCATTATTTCTTCGTTGTCGATTACAGATGAGCGTAAAAAAGCGATCAACTTCTCCGATAAATTATTCAACACACCGGCGTATCTGGTGGCTTCAAAAGACAGCGGCCTCAAACCTCTGGCCGAATCTCTGCGTGGTAAGCGTGTGGGCGTGCAGCAAGGCTCAGTGTTCGAAGCCTACGCGAAGAAACACTGGCAATCACAAGGCGTCGAACTGGTTTCCTATCCCGCAGCAGAGGCAGTTTACGCCGATTTAGTCGTCGGCCGTCTGGATGCGACGCTGGACGATGCGACGGTGGTGACCACCGCGTTGCTGGACAAACCCCAGGGAAAGAATTTCAGCCTGATTGAACCGCAGGTAAAAGATGATGCCATTTTTGGCCCGGGTACCGGTATTGGCATTTCGAAGCAAAATAGCGAACTGCTGGAACAACTCAACGGGGCGATTAAGGCGATACGCAATGACGGTACTTATGACCGGCTGGCTAAAAAATATTTCAATTTCAATGTGTACGGTGACTGA
- a CDS encoding GntR family transcriptional regulator produces MTELSESKRRPRKAYLAARQVLLNLLNTEFNEGDQIPAERDLSGLLGISRMTLRKITDELVSCGMLERRGNQGTWLTETTIQRPLTQTIEHGISKITELNGAVAGSRLIYFQEAQASPRIAALLKIQAGDPLVMIKRLRLADGEPFCLETSYLPRAIIPDLTAEMLEQSGSLYRLLAENYGVLGVSDEGTLRVTLMNEEEQTLLNAQPHSPALVYRGVITDRLNQPVEYLVSVNHPQRVTFRISHGK; encoded by the coding sequence ATGACTGAGTTAAGTGAAAGTAAACGCCGCCCGCGGAAAGCCTATCTGGCGGCCAGGCAAGTGCTGCTGAATTTGTTAAACACGGAATTCAACGAAGGTGATCAAATTCCGGCAGAACGTGATCTGTCGGGCCTGTTGGGTATCAGCAGGATGACATTACGAAAAATTACAGATGAGCTTGTGAGCTGCGGAATGCTGGAAAGGCGGGGAAACCAGGGGACATGGCTGACTGAGACCACGATACAGCGGCCACTGACGCAGACAATCGAGCACGGCATCAGCAAAATCACGGAGTTAAATGGTGCGGTAGCGGGCAGCCGGTTGATTTATTTTCAGGAGGCCCAAGCCAGCCCGCGTATTGCCGCATTACTAAAAATTCAGGCTGGCGACCCTTTGGTGATGATTAAACGCCTGCGTCTCGCTGACGGTGAGCCTTTTTGTCTGGAAACCAGCTACCTGCCAAGGGCGATTATTCCGGACCTGACCGCTGAGATGCTTGAGCAGAGCGGTTCGCTGTATCGTCTTCTGGCAGAAAACTACGGTGTTTTAGGCGTTTCAGACGAAGGCACGCTCCGCGTGACCCTAATGAATGAAGAAGAACAGACGTTATTAAATGCACAACCCCATAGTCCTGCTCTGGTGTATCGGGGGGTGATTACTGACCGCTTGAATCAACCGGTTGAATATTTAGTGTCAGTAAACCATCCCCAGCGGGTGACATTTCGCATAAGCCACGGGAAATAG
- a CDS encoding TetR/AcrR family transcriptional regulator, whose amino-acid sequence MKVSKEQVRENRMRIVETASELFRERGYDGVGVAELMSAAGLTHGGFYKHFGSKADLMSEAMSCGFRRSAESTAGVDREKFIEYYLSRQHRADMGKGCVMSALGADTARQSASIRAAFAAGIERQLAVLGNEKEVEGSTRADLIDTIAHLVGALVLSRACPDDSSLADEILEVCRSRILSTGMSGDS is encoded by the coding sequence ATGAAAGTGTCAAAAGAGCAGGTTCGGGAAAACCGGATGCGCATTGTAGAAACGGCCTCAGAACTTTTTCGTGAGCGCGGTTACGATGGCGTGGGCGTGGCGGAACTGATGTCTGCGGCAGGCTTAACCCACGGCGGGTTCTACAAACACTTTGGTTCCAAGGCTGATCTGATGTCGGAGGCGATGAGCTGCGGTTTCAGGCGATCCGCAGAAAGCACGGCAGGTGTAGACCGGGAAAAATTTATTGAATACTACCTCTCCCGACAACATCGGGCTGATATGGGAAAGGGGTGCGTGATGTCGGCACTGGGCGCCGATACAGCCCGTCAGTCTGCGTCAATCAGGGCGGCATTTGCCGCCGGAATTGAACGTCAGCTGGCAGTTTTAGGAAACGAAAAAGAGGTGGAAGGCAGCACGCGTGCCGACCTGATTGACACGATTGCCCATCTTGTCGGTGCGCTGGTGTTATCCCGCGCCTGCCCTGATGATTCGTCTCTTGCGGATGAGATTCTGGAGGTTTGCCGCAGCCGGATTTTGAGCACCGGGATGTCTGGTGATTCATGA
- a CDS encoding alkene reductase, with protein MTNRPLFQPYDLGSITLANHIVMAPLTRNRAGAGLVPGELAATYYAQRATAGLLITEATQISAQAQGYQDTPGIYTQAQIDGWRKVTDAVHAKGGRIFVQLWHVGRISHVDLQPGGAAPVAPSAIRAETKTFVNNGFADVSEPRALALQEIPGIIDDFRKASANAIAAGFDGVEIHGANGYLLEQFLKDGANQRTDEYGGSVGNRARLLLEVTAAVKDEIGAERTGVRISPVSPANAISCSDPQPQYDYLAEQLDALGIVYLHVVEGATGGPRDVSPFDYDSLRRRFKNTYIGNNGYDLELASAQLAQGKADLFAFGRPFISNPDLVERLKTGAPLASLNPETLYGGGAAGYTDYPSLTETSK; from the coding sequence ATGACCAACCGACCACTATTTCAACCTTATGATCTTGGCTCAATAACACTGGCCAACCACATCGTGATGGCACCGCTGACACGTAACCGGGCCGGAGCGGGGCTGGTGCCGGGCGAACTGGCGGCGACCTACTACGCCCAGCGTGCCACCGCAGGATTGCTGATTACCGAAGCGACGCAGATCTCCGCACAGGCGCAGGGTTATCAGGATACACCGGGGATCTATACACAAGCTCAGATCGATGGCTGGCGCAAAGTGACTGACGCCGTGCATGCCAAAGGCGGGCGCATATTTGTACAGTTATGGCACGTGGGACGAATTTCGCATGTCGATTTACAGCCCGGTGGCGCTGCGCCGGTTGCGCCGTCCGCCATCCGTGCTGAGACCAAGACCTTTGTGAACAACGGTTTTGCTGATGTCTCTGAACCACGTGCGCTGGCGTTGCAGGAAATACCGGGGATTATCGACGATTTCAGAAAGGCATCGGCCAATGCCATTGCCGCCGGATTTGACGGCGTGGAGATCCACGGCGCGAATGGCTATCTGCTGGAACAGTTCCTGAAAGACGGCGCAAACCAGCGTACCGATGAGTACGGCGGCTCTGTCGGGAATCGTGCGCGCCTGCTGCTGGAAGTCACGGCGGCCGTAAAAGATGAGATCGGCGCAGAACGCACTGGCGTACGCATTTCACCAGTGTCACCTGCTAATGCGATTTCATGCAGTGATCCGCAGCCACAATATGATTACCTCGCTGAACAACTCGATGCATTGGGCATCGTGTACCTCCATGTGGTTGAAGGCGCGACGGGCGGCCCGCGTGATGTATCACCGTTCGATTACGACTCCCTGCGCCGCCGTTTTAAAAACACCTACATCGGTAACAATGGCTATGACCTGGAACTGGCGTCCGCTCAGCTTGCGCAAGGTAAAGCCGATCTGTTCGCGTTCGGTCGTCCGTTCATCTCCAACCCGGATCTGGTTGAAAGGCTGAAGACGGGCGCGCCTCTGGCCTCGCTCAATCCTGAAACTCTTTATGGCGGTGGCGCAGCGGGATATACCGATTACCCGTCGCTGACGGAGACCAGCAAGTAA
- a CDS encoding SDR family NAD(P)-dependent oxidoreductase, translating into MTKASVLITGASTGIGAVYAERFARRGHDLVLVARDKAKLETLAARLRQENGISVDVLPADLTQTRDLAAVEARLREDTRIGILINNAGIAQSGSFTEQTPDSIESLIALNVTALTRLASAVAPRFVQAGGGTIVNISSIVGLAPEFAMTVYGATKAFVLFLSQGMNVELSSKGIYIQAVLPAGTYTEIWDRAGIDISNSAKFMEVGELVDAALVGFDRRELVTIPPLHNAARWDTLDASRQALLSDIKQDEAAERYKTR; encoded by the coding sequence ATGACTAAAGCTTCAGTTCTCATCACAGGCGCATCCACGGGTATTGGTGCTGTTTACGCGGAACGGTTTGCCCGCCGGGGCCACGACCTGGTTCTGGTCGCGCGCGACAAAGCGAAGTTAGAAACACTGGCCGCGCGTCTGCGACAGGAAAATGGCATTTCTGTCGACGTTCTGCCTGCCGACCTCACGCAAACGCGTGATTTAGCCGCGGTCGAAGCCCGTCTGCGTGAAGACACACGGATTGGCATCCTTATCAATAACGCGGGTATCGCGCAGTCCGGCAGTTTTACCGAGCAGACGCCTGATTCGATAGAAAGCCTTATCGCGCTTAACGTCACCGCCCTGACCAGACTGGCCAGCGCCGTGGCACCACGCTTTGTGCAAGCGGGGGGAGGAACGATCGTCAACATCAGTTCCATCGTCGGACTCGCCCCGGAATTTGCCATGACGGTTTACGGTGCAACCAAAGCCTTTGTGCTTTTCCTGTCTCAGGGAATGAATGTCGAGCTGTCATCTAAAGGCATTTATATCCAGGCGGTGCTCCCTGCTGGCACTTATACGGAAATCTGGGACCGTGCGGGTATCGACATCAGTAACTCGGCAAAATTCATGGAAGTGGGCGAGTTAGTCGATGCCGCACTGGTGGGCTTTGACCGCCGTGAACTGGTCACCATCCCGCCTTTACATAATGCTGCCCGCTGGGACACCCTCGATGCTTCACGTCAGGCGCTGCTCTCAGACATCAAACAAGATGAAGCCGCTGAACGATATAAAACACGGTAA
- a CDS encoding oxidoreductase: MTKKRVALVTGASSGIGEASARKLLAAGFTVYGTSRRGSQAGKHPFPLLTLDVTDDASVGAAIEELLRLEGQIDVLVNNAGFGVAPAAAEESSVDQAKHIFDTNFLGIVRLSRAVIPHMRRQGSGRIINIGSILGIVPLPYVALYAASKHAVEGYSGALDHELRTQGIRVSVIEPAYMKTQFEANNIEPDARLEEYDQIRAKLTKVVSKAMAEAESPEVVADVVVKAAQTSRPKIRYTAGKLAGQLNFILRFAPASFLDKVVRKSLQLDAKK, encoded by the coding sequence ATGACAAAAAAACGTGTAGCACTGGTTACCGGTGCGTCCTCAGGTATTGGCGAAGCGTCTGCCCGTAAACTTTTAGCCGCTGGATTTACTGTATATGGCACGAGCCGGCGTGGTTCACAGGCGGGAAAACATCCGTTTCCGTTACTGACGCTGGATGTGACCGACGACGCTTCTGTCGGAGCCGCCATTGAGGAGTTGCTGCGTCTGGAGGGGCAGATCGATGTTCTGGTGAACAATGCGGGCTTTGGGGTCGCTCCGGCGGCGGCGGAAGAAAGTTCTGTCGATCAGGCCAAACACATTTTCGACACCAACTTTCTGGGCATCGTCAGGTTGAGCCGGGCAGTGATCCCTCATATGCGCCGTCAGGGCAGCGGACGCATCATCAATATCGGTTCGATACTCGGCATCGTTCCGTTGCCGTATGTGGCACTTTATGCGGCCAGTAAGCATGCGGTGGAAGGGTATTCGGGTGCACTGGATCATGAACTGCGCACGCAGGGCATCAGAGTTTCTGTCATCGAACCTGCTTACATGAAAACACAGTTTGAAGCCAATAATATCGAGCCGGATGCCAGGCTTGAAGAGTATGACCAGATCCGGGCTAAGCTGACGAAAGTGGTGAGCAAGGCAATGGCTGAGGCGGAAAGTCCGGAGGTGGTGGCTGACGTGGTGGTTAAAGCGGCTCAGACTTCACGTCCAAAGATTCGCTATACGGCGGGAAAGCTGGCTGGTCAGTTGAATTTTATTCTCAGATTCGCCCCTGCGTCATTCCTGGATAAGGTGGTGCGCAAAAGTCTTCAGCTTGATGCGAAAAAATAA